One part of the Mycolicibacterium aromaticivorans JS19b1 = JCM 16368 genome encodes these proteins:
- the dinB gene encoding DNA polymerase IV translates to MFVSGGRATILHADLDSFYASVEQRDDPTLRGRPVIVGGGVVLAASYEAKAYGVRTAMGGHQARRLCPAAVVVPPRMSAYSQASDDVFAVFHDTTPLVEPLSVDEAFLDVAGLQRLSGDPVQIGARLREEVRDRVGLPITVGIARTKFLAKVASQEAKPDGLLLVPPERELEFLRPLPVRRLWGVGPKTADKLHAYGIETVAQVAELGEPMLASMVGPAMGRQLYSLSRNIDRRRVDTGRRRRSVGAQRALGRRRISPGELDAVVIGLVDRITRRMRSAQRTGRTVVLRLRFDDFARITRSHTMARATGSTAPILAAARDLVAAAEPLIAERGITLIGFAVSNIDPSGAQQLELPFDGGRPETLDLDAAVDRVRRRYGNAVLTRGVLVGRDPDLEMPHLPD, encoded by the coding sequence ATGTTCGTGTCCGGCGGCCGGGCGACCATCCTGCACGCTGATCTCGACTCGTTCTACGCCTCGGTCGAGCAGCGCGATGACCCGACGCTGCGCGGTCGTCCGGTGATCGTCGGCGGCGGCGTCGTGCTGGCCGCCAGCTATGAGGCCAAGGCATACGGGGTGCGCACCGCGATGGGCGGCCACCAGGCCCGCCGGCTATGCCCCGCAGCCGTGGTCGTCCCGCCCCGGATGTCGGCCTACAGCCAGGCCAGCGACGACGTCTTCGCGGTGTTCCACGACACCACACCGCTGGTGGAACCGCTCTCGGTGGACGAGGCCTTCCTCGACGTCGCCGGGCTGCAGCGGCTGTCCGGCGATCCGGTGCAGATCGGGGCGCGGTTGCGGGAAGAAGTTCGCGACCGCGTAGGGCTACCGATCACGGTGGGTATCGCGCGCACCAAGTTCCTGGCCAAGGTGGCCAGCCAGGAAGCCAAACCCGACGGGCTGCTGCTGGTGCCACCCGAGCGTGAGCTGGAATTCCTGCGCCCGCTGCCGGTGCGCAGGCTGTGGGGGGTGGGACCCAAGACGGCCGACAAGTTGCACGCGTACGGCATCGAGACCGTCGCCCAGGTCGCCGAGCTCGGGGAGCCGATGCTGGCGTCGATGGTCGGGCCGGCAATGGGCAGGCAGCTGTATTCGTTGTCGCGCAACATTGATCGGCGCCGGGTGGACACCGGCCGGCGTCGCCGCTCGGTGGGCGCCCAGCGCGCGCTGGGCCGGCGCCGGATCAGCCCTGGCGAGCTGGACGCCGTGGTGATCGGCTTGGTGGACCGGATCACCCGCCGGATGCGCTCAGCGCAGCGCACCGGCCGAACAGTGGTGCTGCGCTTGCGTTTTGACGACTTCGCCCGAATCACGCGGTCGCACACCATGGCCAGGGCCACCGGGTCCACCGCGCCGATCCTGGCCGCTGCCCGTGACCTGGTCGCTGCCGCCGAGCCGCTGATCGCCGAGCGCGGCATCACGCTGATCGGCTTTGCCGTCAGCAATATCGATCCCAGTGGCGCTCAGCAGCTGGAGCTTCCGTTCGACGGCGGGCGCCCCGAGACGCTGGACCTCGACGCGGCCGTCGACCGTGTCCGGCGGCGGTATGGCAACGCGGTACTGACTCGCGGTGTCCTGGTGGGGCGGGATCCGGATCTGGAGATGCCGCACCTGCCGGATTAG